From Xylanibacter oryzae DSM 17970, a single genomic window includes:
- a CDS encoding HU family DNA-binding protein: MSVKYRLIKSNMKGKSSGRYYAKAVSLGEIHTREISKKLNHSGTITEGDVYAVITDLVNQMKLEMASGLTVVLDGFGRFKLAIDSDTVSSPDEFNAGKHIKGLRCKFIAEGKHADVSTSRLKKVFTEGVDCTPAPINDIRTH, translated from the coding sequence ATGTCAGTAAAATACAGATTAATAAAGAGTAACATGAAGGGCAAGAGTAGCGGCCGCTATTATGCCAAAGCAGTAAGTCTAGGAGAGATTCACACCAGAGAGATATCTAAGAAATTAAATCATTCGGGAACTATTACCGAGGGAGATGTGTATGCCGTTATTACAGACCTGGTAAACCAGATGAAACTAGAGATGGCAAGCGGCTTAACAGTAGTACTAGATGGTTTTGGCCGTTTTAAGTTAGCTATCGACAGTGACACCGTTTCTTCGCCCGACGAATTTAATGCCGGTAAGCACATAAAAGGTTTGCGTTGCAAATTTATCGCCGAAGGCAAACATGCAGATGTAAGTACCAGTAGACTGAAGAAGGTTTTTACAGAAGGTGTAGATTGTACCCCGGCACCAATAAACGACATAAGAACTCATTAA
- a CDS encoding VapE domain-containing protein, translating to MKFTLTSIKNNRRTLKCIEQDEIVRMIRNMELTYEVNTFRNMSPTLSNIKIINSTPVCLATEDNLPSVYFSAEYFNLKGQTMIRKANPLFLIEISHLVEYKEVAYLRKLAGQLPQTRMAFIGADGRSLEIVCGAKSDKNIEEMEPSDVERLIKRAYSMAVKYYQAQLGTSVDMNIPTLASGCKMSADPEIYYNPDSLDFAVVNIDAEDEEIKKMELTKDSEQVLPGFDLRHTQRIQYENYLSQAIEANLDKSPDESTEGIIRRLAYLCHEDGLPKEMCISRTLGNPALGSDEMYVRMVFDNAYLKDIVKGMPFKHLSPEMLLTLKTKAFMEDRWQMRRNVLTGVVEYRVRDGQDRAFVPLTQYAINSMTQEALLAGLKSWDKDVRRYIDSDMIPEFDPINDYLERLPAWDGEDRIEELAQRVPTDNKDWAHNFHVWMLSMVAHWMGKDLIHGNAYTPLLIGAQGCGKSSFCRRILPPSLDSYYYDRIDFKNEQSADLALTRFALINIDEFDQLSTRRQAILKYLLQKSSVKTRRPYGMAIEELRRYASFIGTTNNPSPLSDPTGSRRFICITVDGLIDFKSSIEHDQLYAQAIAEINAGARYWFDDKETAIIMKQNKDFEMENGLSTMVSTFFKPTNDERNGEWLGIAEVLLTLRGRFKNLKDDIGTMQKLGKQLKEMHFVQHRSTGGKSNYLIERV from the coding sequence ATGAAATTTACCTTAACGAGTATAAAGAATAATCGACGTACGTTGAAGTGTATAGAACAAGATGAGATAGTTAGGATGATTCGCAATATGGAACTGACTTATGAGGTCAACACGTTTCGCAATATGTCCCCCACTCTTTCTAATATTAAAATTATAAACAGCACACCTGTCTGCCTTGCTACAGAGGATAATTTACCGTCAGTGTATTTCTCTGCAGAATATTTTAATCTCAAAGGGCAGACAATGATAAGAAAAGCTAATCCTTTGTTTCTTATTGAAATCAGCCATCTGGTAGAATATAAAGAGGTAGCATATCTACGTAAACTTGCCGGGCAACTACCACAAACAAGAATGGCGTTTATAGGTGCCGACGGCAGATCTCTTGAGATTGTATGCGGGGCCAAAAGCGATAAGAACATTGAAGAGATGGAGCCTTCTGATGTAGAGAGACTGATCAAAAGAGCATACTCCATGGCTGTGAAATACTATCAAGCACAGTTGGGCACATCTGTAGATATGAATATTCCTACACTGGCATCGGGATGCAAGATGAGTGCCGACCCTGAAATTTACTACAACCCCGACAGCTTAGACTTTGCGGTCGTCAATATCGACGCTGAAGATGAAGAGATAAAAAAGATGGAGCTAACTAAGGATAGCGAACAGGTTCTACCGGGATTCGACCTTAGGCATACTCAGCGGATTCAGTATGAGAATTATCTATCACAAGCCATAGAGGCAAATCTTGATAAATCACCCGATGAGAGCACAGAAGGTATTATCCGCCGGCTCGCCTATTTGTGTCACGAGGACGGATTACCCAAGGAGATGTGCATATCCCGCACTCTCGGCAATCCGGCACTAGGGTCTGACGAAATGTATGTAAGGATGGTTTTCGATAACGCTTATCTCAAGGATATCGTGAAAGGAATGCCATTCAAGCATCTATCACCCGAAATGCTGCTCACCCTTAAAACAAAGGCTTTTATGGAAGATCGCTGGCAGATGAGACGCAATGTGCTCACAGGTGTAGTGGAATACCGTGTACGGGATGGTCAAGACCGTGCATTTGTGCCTCTTACCCAATATGCGATAAACTCAATGACTCAGGAGGCTTTGCTAGCCGGCCTGAAATCATGGGACAAGGACGTCAGAAGATATATCGACTCTGACATGATACCTGAATTTGATCCGATCAATGATTATCTGGAACGTCTGCCTGCATGGGACGGCGAAGATCGTATCGAGGAGCTTGCCCAAAGGGTGCCAACTGATAATAAGGACTGGGCACACAACTTTCATGTGTGGATGCTGTCTATGGTGGCTCATTGGATGGGCAAAGACTTGATACACGGTAATGCATACACACCTCTTCTTATAGGAGCACAGGGTTGTGGAAAATCATCATTCTGCCGTCGCATACTGCCACCGTCGCTCGACAGTTACTATTACGACCGTATTGACTTCAAGAACGAACAATCTGCCGACTTGGCTCTAACCCGTTTCGCACTTATCAATATAGATGAATTCGACCAATTGTCTACACGCAGGCAGGCTATTCTAAAGTATTTATTGCAGAAGTCGTCGGTTAAGACACGCCGTCCTTATGGCATGGCTATCGAGGAATTGCGCCGCTATGCCAGTTTTATAGGTACAACAAACAATCCATCACCGCTTAGCGACCCAACCGGAAGCAGACGTTTTATCTGTATAACAGTGGATGGCCTTATCGATTTCAAGTCGTCTATCGAGCACGACCAACTGTATGCGCAGGCAATAGCAGAGATAAACGCCGGCGCAAGATACTGGTTTGATGATAAGGAGACTGCCATCATCATGAAGCAGAACAAAGATTTCGAAATGGAGAACGGTCTGAGCACAATGGTCTCCACCTTTTTCAAGCCTACCAATGATGAAAGAAATGGTGAATGGCTTGGTATAGCAGAGGTTCTTCTAACTCTTAGGGGCAGGTTCAAGAATCTGAAAGATGATATCGGCACAATGCAGAAGTTGGGCAAACAACTCAAGGAGATGCACTTCGTTCAGCACCGCTCTACCGGTGGAAAAAGCAACTATCTTATTGAAAGAGTTTAG